From the genome of Nomia melanderi isolate GNS246 chromosome 14, iyNomMela1, whole genome shotgun sequence, one region includes:
- the LOC116427028 gene encoding uncharacterized protein LOC116427028 gives MMMAPQVVGVLLKKPGQQSHPRFPPLDPQETKIRGELYVEDLGERRVVSIRMGWLWVEGTPMRLPLRALNLRQAAPSLCQPHALALGFTLSNSQDHALATFWADTEPIYWSWVRAIAAELVRQTPFRAQRCLNFLEILTICPRGPVPLPDSPTESRRRSRSELRCWPSDSPTEKDVTNPGTILEDSRRRARSELRGWSSSNSSDEDLLGEFRSIPAIITKEQPVTRTWGCSESSEGSDDSLPWSGVCRSSVDSVDSAVSLPEPETREQRIQRYKEARRRENEARSRRVVEEDARRRKARAEENNNDILKTYGSSRSRSRIYSTNDNDDLRLTSIRKDDTDTSRLKNEKNIGNRLPPVKPTESTVRFEDDQRKEDDKRNNNSPKSGNVSPGILRTDISERRSRARERRGIREKGQLLQTQQSSSTAVETLQERKERLAQLSSRIPVPRQTSQISSKLPEISSSTVQQRSSTSLTVLTEPPCEEDVARLLERCQRVDHYVPVREKLTLFESLSRLGGRLARSTEDLGRSAAKPSPRGKQRARSLHDLNRGARAVPVREMCRFFEGDVENDSTHKAASLAKTRFSDPVTPTRSTWKDSGSSKSCEAPCVRSSARKKHYFK, from the exons GCGAGCTGTACGTGGAGGATCTAGGCGAGAGGCGGGTCGTATCCATCAGGATGGGTTGGCTGTGGGTCGAGGGTACGCCGATGAGGCTACCGCTCAGGGCGTTGAACCTGCGCCAGGCGGCACCCAGCCTGTGTCAACCTCACGCGTTGGCTCTCGGTTTTACCCTGAGCAACTCGCAGGATCATGCTCTTGCCACATTTTGG GCAGACACGGAACCAATCTACTGGTCCTGGGTGCGAGCGATCGCCGCGGAGCTGGTCAGGCAAACCCCGTTTCGAGCGCAGCGGTGCTTGAACTTCCTGGAAATCCTGACCATATGTCCCAGAGGGCCAGTTCCTCTGCCAGACAGTCCCACCGAATCTCGAAGACGTTCTCGAAGCGAGTTGCGCTGTTGGCCAAGCGACTCCCCAACGGAAAAAGACGTTACAAATCCGGGAACAATCCTGGAGGACTCTAGAAGAAGAGCGAGGAGCGAGCTGCGGGGCTGGTCTAGTAGCAATTCCAGCGACGAGGACCTTCTAGGCGAGTTTCGCAGCATACCGGCGATAATAACGAAAGAGCAACCAGTGACCAGGACCTGGGGTTGCAGCGAGAGCAGCGAGGGTAGCGACGACAGCCTCCCTTGGAGCGGAGTGTGTCGATCGAGCGTGGACTCCGTGGACTCAGCAGTGTCTCTGCCAGAGCCAGAGACTAGGGAGCAGAGGATCCAGCGGTACAAAGAAGCTAGAAGACGGGAGAACGAGGCTAGAAGCAGAAGAGTCGTAGAAGAAGATGCTAGGAGACGGAAAGCGAGAGCTGAGGAGAACAACAACGACATCTTGAAGACCTACGGCTCGAGCAGGTCTAGGAGCAGGATCTATTCGACGAACGACAACGATGATCTCCGTCTGACATCCATAAGAAAGGACGACACAGACACTTCGAGATTAAAGAACGAGAAGAACATTGGCAATAGGCTGCCACCAGTGAAGCCTACCGAATCCACAGTGAGATTCGAGGATGACCAGCGGAAAGAGGACGACAAGAGGAACAACAACAGCCCTAAAAGCGGGAACGTGAGTCCGGGAATTCTCAGAACGGACATCAGCGAGAGGAGGAGCAGAGCCAGAGAGAGAAGAGGCATCCGGGAGAAGGGGCAGCTGCTGCAGACCCAGCAATCCAGTAGCACCGCCGTGGAGACTCTTCAGGAACGCAAGGAACGCCTGGCACAACTGTCCTCCAGGATCCCGGTGCCGCGTCAGACGTCGCAGATCTCGAGTAAACTCCCAGAAATCAGCAGCTCGACGGTTCAGCAGAGGTCCTCGACCTCGCTGACCGTGTTGACCGAACCCCCCTGCGAGGAGGACGTTGCTAGGCTGCTGGAACGGTGTCAGAGGGTCGATCATTATGTCCCGGTCAGGGAGAAACTGACGCTGTTCGAGTCATTGTCCAGATTAGGCGGCAGACTGGCTAGGAGCACCGAGGATTTGGGGAGATCGGCGGCTAAACCGAGTCCCAGAGGCAAACAGAGGGCTAGATCTCTACACGATCTCAACAGGGGAGCCAGGGCAGTGCCTGTCAGGGAGATGTGCAGGTTCTTCGAGGGCGACGTCGAGAACGATTCGACCCATAAGGCTGCTTCTCTTGCCAAAACGAGGTTCAGCGATCCAGTGACGCCGACTAGGAGCACGTGGAAGGACTCCGGGAGCTCGAAGAGCTGCGAGGCGCCCTGCGTCAGGTCATCCGCGAGGAAAAAACATTATTTCAAGTAG